A window of Eikenella corrodens contains these coding sequences:
- a CDS encoding DUF4870 family protein, with the protein MTTQPDSAYPVPTANTPTPEQRNYMYVIYGLYALGVISFAMPTIIGAIVAYVKRDDMRGTIYFDHIQFLLRTFWGSLIGFAVGFLLIITLIGTIIGVPLVVLVCFWYLFRVVVGVVRLIDNQPVTPDGWLM; encoded by the coding sequence ATGACTACGCAACCCGATTCCGCCTACCCCGTGCCCACTGCCAACACGCCCACGCCCGAGCAACGCAACTATATGTATGTGATTTACGGCTTGTATGCATTGGGTGTAATCAGCTTTGCCATGCCCACCATCATCGGCGCCATCGTGGCTTATGTGAAGCGCGACGATATGCGCGGCACGATTTATTTCGACCACATCCAATTCCTGCTGCGCACTTTTTGGGGCAGCCTAATCGGCTTTGCGGTGGGCTTCCTGCTGATCATCACCTTGATCGGCACGATTATCGGCGTGCCGCTGGTGGTGCTGGTTTGCTTTTGGTATCTCTTCCGCGTAGTGGTCGGCGTTGTGCGTTTAATTGACAATCAACCCGTTACGCCGGACGGCTGGCTGATGTAA
- a CDS encoding GspH/FimT family pseudopilin, which yields MKTRQHTQGFTLIELMITITLIGIMATIAIPSMRDFLVRQRLASDVNRVTTLFNFARSEAVRRNQPVLICGGITIKSDGKPNNGCGTIRGSNKAFLAFVDKDNNNNYNNNNDEALRSALLSRDGDIRIITLGLDFTPKDGNQKAARFSFLPNGTFAVGLMQTGSSIPTYDYSANYARITASNGNHVYMSLVAPSGRVISCGSLTKAQFDSLLGNDYKTYCAFN from the coding sequence ATGAAGACACGACAGCATACACAGGGCTTTACCCTGATAGAACTGATGATTACCATAACCCTGATCGGGATTATGGCTACGATTGCCATACCAAGCATGCGGGATTTCCTCGTTCGACAGCGCTTGGCGAGCGACGTAAACCGCGTAACTACCCTGTTTAATTTCGCCCGTTCCGAAGCTGTGCGCCGTAACCAGCCAGTATTGATCTGTGGTGGTATCACTATAAAATCAGACGGCAAACCGAACAACGGCTGCGGGACCATACGGGGTTCCAACAAAGCATTTTTGGCATTCGTCGATAAAGACAACAACAACAACTACAACAACAATAATGATGAAGCTTTGCGCTCCGCGCTGTTGAGCCGGGACGGTGATATTCGAATCATCACGCTAGGCCTTGATTTTACCCCTAAGGACGGCAACCAGAAAGCAGCCCGTTTTTCCTTTCTGCCCAACGGTACTTTTGCCGTCGGTCTAATGCAAACTGGCTCCTCAATCCCAACATACGATTATTCCGCCAATTACGCCCGAATTACCGCCAGTAATGGCAACCATGTATATATGTCCTTAGTGGCACCGAGTGGTCGCGTGATTTCCTGCGGCTCCCTGACCAAGGCACAATTTGATTCGCTGTTGGGGAATGATTATAAAACCTATTGCGCGTTTAACTAA
- the kdsA gene encoding 3-deoxy-8-phosphooctulonate synthase, with protein sequence MQTALSQIPLHGFTIANHRPFVLFGGMNVLESRDLAMEIAETYVEICRKLDIPYVFKASFDKANRSSLHSFRGPGLEKGLQWLADIKSAYNVPVITDIHEPYQAAPAAEVADILQLPAFLSRQTDLVHAMACTGAIINVKKAQFLAPHEMRHIINKCLEAGNDKIILCERGSAFGYNNLVVDMLGFDTMKQMNVPVFFDVTHSLQQPGARSDSAGGRREQIVTLARAGMAVGLAGLFLEAHPDPEQAKCDGPCALRLSQLEPFLSQLKQIDNLVKGFAELDTH encoded by the coding sequence ATGCAAACCGCTCTTTCGCAAATCCCGCTTCACGGCTTTACTATTGCCAACCACCGCCCCTTCGTTTTGTTCGGCGGCATGAACGTGCTGGAAAGCCGCGATTTGGCCATGGAAATTGCCGAAACTTATGTGGAAATTTGCCGCAAGCTGGATATTCCCTATGTGTTCAAAGCCAGCTTCGACAAGGCCAACCGCTCCAGCCTGCATTCTTTCCGCGGGCCGGGTTTGGAAAAGGGTTTGCAATGGCTCGCGGATATTAAATCAGCCTACAACGTGCCGGTAATTACCGACATCCACGAGCCCTACCAAGCCGCACCGGCGGCGGAGGTGGCCGATATTTTACAGCTGCCGGCCTTTTTGAGCCGCCAAACCGATTTGGTGCACGCCATGGCGTGCACCGGCGCGATTATCAACGTGAAAAAGGCGCAATTCCTCGCCCCGCACGAAATGCGCCACATCATCAATAAGTGCCTGGAAGCGGGCAACGATAAAATCATCTTGTGCGAGCGCGGCTCTGCCTTTGGTTACAACAATTTGGTGGTGGACATGCTCGGCTTCGACACCATGAAGCAGATGAACGTGCCGGTGTTTTTCGACGTAACCCACAGCCTGCAGCAACCCGGTGCACGCAGCGATTCGGCCGGCGGGCGGCGCGAGCAGATTGTTACCTTGGCGCGCGCCGGCATGGCGGTGGGGCTGGCCGGGCTGTTTTTGGAAGCCCACCCCGATCCCGAGCAGGCCAAGTGCGACGGCCCCTGCGCCCTGCGCTTAAGCCAGCTCGAGCCTTTCTTGAGCCAGCTCAAGCAGATTGACAATCTGGTGAAAGGTTTTGCCGAGCTGGATACGCATTAA
- a CDS encoding energy-coupling factor ABC transporter permease, protein MNFPAHWFPLPWLLAADVLCLLLFAAALRPALATWRTHRQAAWVGLLIVALCWSLRAAPVGGMLGGLSYHLLGTGLLALMVDIPAAFCLAVLLLLPYIWLWQGVDDLSVAGLTVLAGIVPPLAGVALARQIVRRLPRNLFIYIFLNGFFAAAAGILLSAAVNGVLLYLAGVFPTAILLGSVLPVFFLIAWGEAFLTGLLSAIFIALKPHLITTFSDADYLRQNTRQIWK, encoded by the coding sequence ATGAATTTCCCCGCTCACTGGTTCCCCCTGCCTTGGTTGCTGGCCGCCGATGTGCTGTGCCTGCTGCTGTTTGCCGCTGCCCTACGCCCGGCCTTGGCAACATGGCGCACGCACCGCCAAGCGGCATGGGTTGGGCTGTTGATTGTGGCGCTGTGCTGGAGCCTGCGCGCCGCACCGGTTGGCGGGATGCTGGGCGGGTTGAGCTACCATCTGCTGGGTACCGGCTTGCTGGCCTTGATGGTGGACATTCCGGCTGCATTTTGCCTGGCCGTATTGCTGCTGTTGCCCTATATCTGGCTGTGGCAGGGCGTGGACGATTTGAGCGTGGCGGGGCTAACGGTTTTGGCCGGTATCGTGCCACCGCTGGCCGGTGTGGCGCTGGCGCGGCAAATCGTGCGTCGGCTGCCGCGCAACCTGTTTATCTACATCTTCCTCAACGGCTTTTTCGCCGCCGCGGCCGGTATCTTGCTCAGCGCAGCGGTCAACGGAGTGTTGCTGTATTTGGCCGGGGTATTTCCCACCGCCATCCTTCTGGGCTCGGTGCTGCCGGTGTTCTTTCTGATTGCCTGGGGCGAAGCCTTCCTCACCGGCCTGCTGTCGGCCATCTTCATCGCCCTCAAGCCGCATCTGATCACCACCTTCTCCGATGCCGACTACCTGCGCCAAAATACGCGGCAAATCTGGAAATAG
- the dnaB gene encoding replicative DNA helicase encodes MDIQDQDNESLALPPHSMEAEQSVLGGLMVDSSAWDRIAGTISEEDFYRYEHRLIFRAIAHLAERNRPADTITVEEVLQREEVLEEAGGFGYLVDLAQNTASAINISRYAEIVRSRSIMRQLAQAGTEIARNAYNPQGRDVKQMLDEAEAKIFKIAESTSRVQHEFLEMPAMLKEAVDKIDKAYSRENKDDVTGIPTGFIDLDKKIAGLHGGDLIIVAGRPAMGKTAFSLNIAENVAISTHLPVAIFSMEMGGVQLVMRMLGSVGRLDQSLLKTGQLQDEHWAKLNEALHKLSDAPIFIDETPALNSLEVRARVRRLARRKGKLGLVVIDYLQLMSGTGHNSNNRAAELGEISRSLKSLARELDIPIIALSQLSRTVESRTDKRPMMSDLRESGAIEQDADLIMFMYRDEYYHPDTDKKGMAECIIGKHRNGPTGKIPLVFTGEFSKFDNAVYNGHTYFTEE; translated from the coding sequence ATGGATATTCAAGACCAAGACAACGAAAGCCTCGCCCTGCCGCCGCACTCCATGGAAGCCGAACAGTCGGTATTGGGCGGGCTGATGGTGGATTCCTCCGCCTGGGACCGCATTGCCGGCACCATCTCGGAAGAAGATTTCTACCGCTACGAACACCGCCTGATTTTCCGCGCCATCGCCCATCTGGCCGAACGCAACCGCCCGGCCGACACCATTACTGTGGAAGAGGTGTTGCAGCGCGAAGAAGTGCTGGAAGAAGCCGGCGGCTTTGGCTATCTGGTGGATTTGGCACAAAATACCGCTTCCGCCATCAACATCTCCCGCTATGCCGAAATCGTGCGCAGCCGCTCCATCATGCGCCAGCTCGCGCAAGCTGGCACAGAGATTGCTAGAAATGCTTACAATCCGCAAGGCAGGGACGTCAAACAAATGTTGGACGAGGCGGAAGCCAAAATCTTTAAAATCGCCGAAAGCACCAGCAGAGTGCAACACGAATTCTTAGAGATGCCTGCCATGCTGAAAGAAGCCGTCGACAAAATCGATAAGGCTTACTCAAGGGAAAATAAAGACGATGTAACCGGCATTCCGACCGGATTCATCGATCTAGATAAAAAAATAGCCGGGTTGCACGGCGGCGATCTCATCATCGTTGCCGGGAGGCCGGCAATGGGGAAAACCGCTTTTTCATTGAATATCGCGGAAAACGTTGCTATCAGTACGCACCTGCCCGTTGCCATCTTCTCGATGGAAATGGGCGGGGTGCAGCTGGTAATGCGTATGCTCGGTTCGGTTGGGAGACTGGATCAGAGCCTGCTCAAAACCGGTCAATTGCAGGACGAACATTGGGCCAAGCTCAATGAAGCCCTGCACAAACTGTCAGACGCCCCCATCTTTATCGACGAAACCCCTGCCTTGAATTCGCTGGAAGTCCGCGCCCGCGTGCGCCGATTGGCCAGAAGGAAAGGTAAATTGGGGTTAGTGGTTATCGACTACTTGCAGCTGATGAGCGGCACCGGCCACAACAGCAACAACCGCGCGGCGGAATTGGGGGAAATCTCCCGTTCGCTCAAATCGCTGGCCAGAGAGTTGGATATTCCGATTATCGCCCTCTCGCAGCTGTCGCGTACCGTCGAATCCCGCACCGACAAACGCCCCATGATGTCCGACCTGCGAGAGTCCGGTGCCATCGAGCAGGATGCCGACCTGATTATGTTCATGTATCGTGATGAATACTACCACCCCGATACCGACAAAAAAGGCATGGCCGAATGCATCATCGGCAAACACCGTAACGGCCCCACCGGCAAAATCCCGCTGGTGTTTACCGGCGAATTCAGCAAATTTGACAACGCCGTTTACAATGGGCATACTTACTTTACTGAAGAATAA
- the ung gene encoding uracil-DNA glycosylase, whose amino-acid sequence MQTWHEAIGAEKQQPYFQHIIHSVHNERTAGQIVYPPAADVFNAFRATEFGRVRVVILGQDPYHGANQAHGLAFSVREGVAVPPSLVNIYKELAQDIPGFQIPKHGYLQSWAEQGVLLLNTVLTVRAGQAHSHAALGWETFTDHVIAVLNEGREHLVFMLWGSHAQKKGAIIDRARHLVLTAPHPSPLSAHRGFFGCRHFSQANAYLQQHGLPPIDWQI is encoded by the coding sequence ATGCAAACTTGGCACGAAGCCATCGGTGCGGAAAAGCAGCAACCCTATTTCCAACACATTATCCATAGCGTGCACAACGAGCGCACAGCCGGGCAGATTGTGTACCCGCCCGCCGCCGACGTGTTCAACGCCTTCCGTGCGACCGAGTTCGGTCGGGTGCGCGTGGTCATCCTCGGGCAAGACCCGTATCATGGCGCCAACCAAGCACATGGACTAGCCTTTTCCGTGCGCGAAGGTGTGGCCGTACCGCCATCTCTAGTGAATATTTACAAAGAGTTGGCGCAAGACATCCCCGGCTTTCAAATCCCCAAACACGGCTATCTGCAAAGCTGGGCGGAGCAGGGCGTGCTGCTGCTCAACACCGTGCTCACCGTACGCGCCGGACAGGCGCATTCCCACGCCGCGCTGGGCTGGGAAACCTTCACCGACCACGTGATTGCCGTGCTCAACGAAGGGCGCGAACACTTGGTATTCATGCTGTGGGGCAGCCATGCCCAGAAAAAAGGCGCCATTATCGACCGCGCCCGCCATCTGGTGCTCACCGCGCCGCATCCCTCGCCGCTTTCCGCCCACCGCGGCTTCTTCGGTTGCCGCCATTTCTCGCAAGCCAACGCCTATTTGCAACAGCACGGCCTGCCGCCGATTGATTGGCAAATTTGA
- a CDS encoding type IV pilus modification PilV family protein, with amino-acid sequence MFSNRSPLPPRRVMRGSTLLEVMVSVFIMAFGIMALMLAQIKSVSNVREAEMQTRVAQVVQNLVSGMLNTPVPFNTVAAASAAAVSSPSLSYANYKTSGWQNVAPLSDVSTPNNIADCGDNQVKTDAAIKACYTRNFALELANALPNAKQIRYQITSNANTTTVSVQWTESDSGNAADDYTFNYSAVVGD; translated from the coding sequence ATGTTTTCCAACCGTTCTCCCCTGCCGCCGCGCCGGGTAATGCGTGGCAGTACCTTGCTCGAAGTGATGGTGTCCGTGTTCATCATGGCCTTCGGTATCATGGCGCTGATGCTGGCGCAGATCAAATCAGTCAGCAACGTACGCGAAGCCGAAATGCAAACCCGCGTGGCGCAGGTAGTGCAAAACCTGGTGTCTGGCATGCTGAATACGCCGGTTCCCTTCAACACCGTCGCCGCCGCCAGTGCTGCCGCCGTTTCCTCCCCAAGCCTTTCTTACGCCAATTATAAAACCAGTGGTTGGCAGAATGTTGCTCCTCTCAGTGACGTTAGCACTCCAAACAACATTGCTGATTGCGGTGATAACCAAGTAAAAACAGATGCCGCTATAAAGGCCTGTTACACCCGAAATTTTGCACTGGAACTGGCCAACGCCCTGCCCAACGCCAAACAAATCCGATACCAAATCACCTCCAATGCCAATACTACCACCGTTTCCGTCCAATGGACGGAAAGCGACAGCGGCAATGCCGCCGATGACTACACCTTTAACTACAGCGCAGTTGTGGGAGATTAA
- a CDS encoding DEAD/DEAH box helicase — MNNPFTNLGLSAEITAALADQGYEQPTAIQTAAIPKVLAGHDLLAAAQTGTGKTAAFMLPSLERLRRYATTSTSPAMHPVRMLVLTPTRELADQIDQNTAAYIKNLPLRHTVLFGGMNMDKQTADLRAGCEIVVATVGRLLDHVQQKNIRLDKVEIVVLDEADRMLDMGFIDDIRRIMQLLPKQRQTLLFSATFSPPIRKLAQDFMNRPEQVQTAPQNTASASVEQHIIAIDTAQKRNLLERLIVDLHINQVIVFCKTKQSVDQVARDLKRRGLSVAPIHGDKSQQTRLETLNAFKAGELRVLVATDVAARGLDIAELPFVINYEMPTQAEDYVHRIGRTGRAGAEGVAISLMDEDEQKMFEAIKELIGKELPVERIEGFEPRWWPQQQEGGRPAAEHAPRDTREPREARNSRRGRNADSRSKSSARGSYADNSPEQECGRIPGRRHRSRRHRPVCALVQPNYGIDG, encoded by the coding sequence ATGAACAATCCCTTCACCAATCTCGGCCTTTCCGCCGAAATCACCGCCGCGCTGGCCGACCAGGGCTACGAACAGCCCACCGCCATCCAAACCGCCGCCATCCCCAAAGTATTGGCCGGACACGATCTGCTGGCCGCCGCCCAAACCGGTACCGGCAAAACCGCCGCCTTCATGTTGCCCAGTCTGGAGCGCCTGCGACGCTATGCCACCACCAGCACCTCGCCCGCCATGCATCCGGTACGCATGCTGGTGCTCACCCCCACCCGCGAACTGGCCGACCAAATCGACCAAAACACCGCCGCCTACATCAAAAACCTGCCGCTGCGCCACACTGTGTTGTTCGGCGGCATGAATATGGACAAACAAACCGCCGACCTGCGCGCCGGCTGCGAAATCGTGGTGGCCACCGTGGGCCGCCTGCTGGATCATGTGCAGCAAAAAAACATCCGGCTGGATAAAGTGGAAATCGTGGTGCTCGACGAAGCCGACCGCATGCTCGACATGGGCTTCATCGACGACATCCGCCGCATCATGCAACTTTTGCCCAAGCAGCGCCAAACCCTGCTGTTTTCCGCCACTTTCTCGCCGCCCATCCGCAAGCTGGCGCAGGATTTTATGAACCGGCCCGAGCAGGTGCAAACCGCGCCTCAGAACACCGCCAGCGCCAGCGTCGAGCAGCACATCATCGCCATCGACACCGCCCAAAAGCGCAACCTGCTGGAGCGGCTGATTGTGGACTTGCACATCAATCAGGTAATCGTGTTCTGCAAAACCAAGCAGAGTGTTGATCAGGTAGCCCGCGACCTGAAACGGCGCGGCCTCAGCGTGGCGCCGATTCACGGCGACAAATCGCAGCAAACCCGTTTGGAAACGCTCAACGCTTTCAAGGCTGGCGAACTGCGCGTGCTGGTGGCCACCGACGTGGCCGCGCGCGGGTTGGACATTGCCGAGCTGCCCTTCGTGATCAACTACGAAATGCCCACCCAGGCCGAAGACTATGTGCACCGCATCGGCCGTACCGGCCGCGCCGGAGCAGAGGGCGTGGCCATCTCGCTGATGGACGAAGACGAGCAGAAAATGTTTGAAGCCATTAAAGAACTTATTGGCAAAGAACTGCCGGTGGAGCGGATTGAAGGCTTCGAACCGCGCTGGTGGCCGCAGCAACAGGAAGGCGGCCGCCCCGCTGCCGAACACGCCCCGCGCGACACACGCGAGCCGCGTGAAGCACGCAACAGCCGCCGCGGCCGCAACGCAGACAGCCGCAGCAAATCCTCCGCACGCGGCAGCTACGCCGACAACAGCCCCGAGCAGGAATGCGGACGCATCCCCGGCCGCCGTCACCGCAGCCGCCGCCACCGCCCGGTGTGCGCATTGGTGCAACCGAATTACGGCATTGATGGTTGA
- the coaBC gene encoding bifunctional phosphopantothenoylcysteine decarboxylase/phosphopantothenate--cysteine ligase CoaBC, with translation MPTKHILLGISGGIAAYKSCEFVRLLRKQGHTVSVAMSRAATGFVSPQTFQALSGRTVWTDDTADSADGMAHIRLSREADVFLIAPASANTLAKIAHGMADNLLSTLAAARACPLAVAPAMNVEMWRNPANLRNIAQLQSDSITVFGPASGSQACGETGEGRMLEAAELAELLPDLWTPKLLAGKRVLLTAGATFEAIDPVRGITNLSSGRMGVALAQACRAAGAEVVLVAGQLQVTPPAGVAVHHTHSAREMHEAVMREVGSCDVFISVAAVADYHVANRSAEKLKKDGSGTPPVIELAENPDILAAVARLPNAPFCVGFAAESHNVLEHARAKRLRKGVPLIVANHAVSAMGSGSNQATLISDSAEIALPEMGKRDTADAIVAEIARLLEKAT, from the coding sequence ATGCCCACCAAACACATCCTGCTCGGCATCAGCGGCGGCATTGCCGCCTATAAATCCTGCGAATTCGTGCGCCTGCTCAGAAAACAGGGGCACACCGTGAGCGTGGCCATGAGCCGTGCTGCTACCGGCTTCGTTTCTCCGCAAACCTTCCAAGCCCTGAGCGGGCGCACCGTGTGGACGGACGATACTGCCGACTCCGCCGACGGCATGGCGCACATCCGCCTCAGCCGTGAGGCCGATGTGTTCCTTATTGCTCCCGCCAGCGCCAACACCCTGGCCAAAATCGCCCACGGCATGGCCGACAACCTGCTCTCCACCCTGGCAGCCGCCCGCGCCTGCCCGCTGGCCGTTGCCCCTGCCATGAACGTGGAAATGTGGCGCAACCCGGCCAACCTGCGCAACATTGCTCAACTGCAGTCCGACAGCATCACCGTGTTCGGCCCCGCCAGCGGCAGCCAGGCCTGCGGTGAAACCGGCGAAGGCCGCATGCTTGAAGCCGCCGAATTGGCCGAACTGCTGCCCGATTTGTGGACACCCAAACTGCTGGCTGGCAAACGCGTGTTGCTCACGGCCGGCGCCACCTTTGAAGCCATCGACCCCGTGCGCGGCATCACCAACCTGTCCAGCGGCCGCATGGGCGTGGCGCTGGCGCAGGCCTGCCGCGCCGCCGGGGCGGAAGTGGTGCTGGTGGCCGGGCAGCTTCAGGTAACCCCGCCCGCCGGAGTGGCCGTGCACCATACCCACAGCGCACGTGAAATGCACGAAGCTGTGATGCGGGAAGTAGGCAGCTGCGATGTATTCATCAGCGTGGCCGCCGTAGCCGACTACCACGTGGCCAACCGCAGTGCCGAAAAGCTGAAAAAAGACGGCAGTGGCACGCCGCCCGTTATCGAATTAGCCGAAAATCCCGACATCCTCGCCGCCGTGGCTCGGCTGCCCAACGCGCCCTTCTGCGTGGGCTTTGCCGCCGAAAGCCACAACGTGCTCGAACACGCCCGCGCCAAACGGCTGCGCAAAGGCGTGCCGCTGATCGTGGCCAACCACGCCGTCAGCGCCATGGGCAGCGGCAGCAACCAAGCAACGCTCATCAGCGACTCGGCCGAAATCGCGCTGCCGGAAATGGGCAAACGCGACACCGCCGATGCCATCGTGGCCGAAATCGCCCGCCTGCTGGAAAAGGCTACCTGA
- a CDS encoding pilus assembly PilX family protein, with protein sequence MRQPILKSKQQGFTLFIVLMMMLAIAIIVVASMQSTNTEMRISSNEADRKYAFSTAEQALRNGENHIITVGNDAFKDADSGCKDGICGGKASATTPVWKRTDAVNLNENGKGRRCLNGNTNRNNACYMIERIGPVTHDNVAGLDKAIYRVTARSWGQNSNTVVTLQSHVEYTIAQNPATP encoded by the coding sequence ATGCGCCAACCAATATTAAAATCCAAGCAGCAAGGCTTTACCCTGTTTATCGTTCTCATGATGATGCTGGCTATCGCCATCATCGTGGTGGCCAGTATGCAGTCCACCAACACCGAAATGCGTATCAGCTCTAATGAGGCAGACCGCAAATACGCCTTCTCGACCGCTGAGCAGGCGCTCCGTAACGGTGAGAACCATATCATTACCGTAGGTAACGACGCATTTAAAGACGCAGACTCCGGCTGCAAGGATGGTATCTGCGGCGGTAAAGCCTCCGCCACCACCCCGGTATGGAAACGTACCGATGCCGTAAACCTGAATGAAAACGGCAAAGGCCGCCGCTGCCTCAACGGCAATACCAACCGTAACAACGCCTGCTACATGATTGAGCGCATAGGCCCGGTAACCCACGATAACGTTGCCGGCCTTGATAAAGCGATTTACCGCGTAACCGCCCGCTCATGGGGGCAAAACAGCAACACGGTGGTTACTCTGCAATCCCATGTAGAGTATACCATCGCTCAAAATCCAGCCACCCCATAA
- a CDS encoding type IV pilin protein, with product MSKQTGFTLLELMIVVAIIAILATIALPSYQSYVERTKLAVAKNELVDIVANMRRYKLMNSPNYSKAGLGQLTAGRTAAGAQTPYGYYSRVPNNNIREFYVVAGPKVGQTGFRKALYATADGRVFQCDSLQDALQRSNTCTKLN from the coding sequence ATGAGCAAACAAACCGGATTCACCTTGTTGGAGCTGATGATTGTGGTGGCTATTATTGCCATACTGGCCACCATTGCCTTACCCTCCTACCAATCTTATGTGGAGCGCACTAAGCTGGCCGTCGCTAAAAATGAGCTAGTGGATATTGTGGCGAACATGCGCCGCTATAAACTAATGAACAGCCCCAACTACTCCAAAGCCGGGCTTGGGCAGCTAACCGCAGGAAGAACCGCCGCCGGCGCACAAACACCTTATGGTTATTATTCCCGGGTACCGAACAACAATATCCGTGAATTTTATGTTGTTGCCGGCCCTAAAGTAGGGCAGACGGGCTTTAGGAAGGCGCTCTACGCCACGGCAGACGGCAGGGTATTCCAATGTGACTCCCTTCAGGATGCCCTCCAACGCAGCAACACGTGCACCAAACTGAATTGA
- a CDS encoding PilW family protein — MLIRNINKPAPQPQAARGFTLIEFMVASSLGLVVLLAIGTTYGITARMRRAAEARVAVQQDLRNASELILRDAQMAGSFGCFNLGNMRPKVQQSADGQTGFVLPNTNNQVQILAANTEKTSGVYIVDANQINNPGFPFTVEGQALIFTYGLHPVPLDVAQNGAQTDGDVAPELRYAAGGINRAGPLALASCSSLYIEKSGLLMPAAPGNTGPLKIAINRVRTDKVTDSPGSFYLPQTALMQVETVLYAVGQGGNAPSRGFYRFTLQRNGAWGSPQLLAANVTSMAVRSLYSGCTDKNSKPSFSTEFAAINRDLTLSRRSLMPTSVEVRLTVPNDDNTYGNISQYLIRANVRGGNVCANQY, encoded by the coding sequence ATGCTTATCAGAAATATCAACAAGCCGGCTCCCCAGCCTCAAGCAGCCCGCGGCTTCACTCTGATCGAATTCATGGTGGCCAGTTCCTTGGGGCTGGTAGTGTTGCTCGCCATCGGCACCACCTACGGCATCACCGCTAGAATGCGCCGTGCCGCCGAAGCGCGTGTGGCCGTGCAGCAGGATTTGCGCAATGCTTCCGAGCTGATTCTGCGCGATGCGCAGATGGCCGGTTCGTTCGGCTGTTTCAACTTAGGCAACATGCGCCCTAAAGTGCAGCAATCGGCCGATGGCCAGACAGGTTTTGTTCTTCCCAACACCAATAATCAGGTACAAATTCTCGCCGCAAACACTGAGAAAACCAGCGGCGTCTATATAGTAGATGCCAATCAAATCAACAATCCTGGCTTCCCTTTTACCGTGGAGGGGCAAGCGTTGATCTTTACCTATGGTCTGCATCCCGTTCCCCTTGACGTAGCTCAAAACGGGGCGCAAACCGATGGCGACGTGGCACCGGAGTTGCGTTATGCAGCAGGAGGTATAAATAGAGCTGGTCCGCTGGCACTGGCTTCTTGCTCCAGCCTGTATATTGAAAAAAGTGGTTTGTTGATGCCTGCTGCTCCTGGCAACACAGGCCCGCTTAAAATTGCTATCAACCGCGTAAGAACCGATAAGGTTACCGACTCCCCGGGCTCGTTCTATCTCCCGCAAACCGCGCTAATGCAGGTGGAAACTGTGCTTTATGCCGTTGGCCAGGGAGGCAACGCTCCCTCACGTGGGTTCTACCGTTTTACCCTCCAGCGTAACGGTGCCTGGGGTAGCCCGCAGCTGCTGGCGGCAAATGTAACCTCTATGGCCGTGCGTTCCCTATATTCCGGCTGTACTGACAAAAACTCCAAGCCGTCTTTCTCCACTGAATTTGCTGCCATCAACAGAGACCTAACCCTGTCTCGCCGCTCCCTCATGCCCACCTCCGTTGAGGTACGCCTGACGGTGCCGAACGATGACAACACCTATGGCAACATCAGTCAATATCTCATCCGCGCCAATGTACGAGGAGGCAACGTATGCGCCAACCAATATTAA